The window GCGGCGATTTCATCGCGCAGCGCGCGCGCGGCTTGACGCTGGGCATTCGCTTCCTCTACGCGTTTCAACGCGTCGAGCGCGTGCGCCGCGCCGAGATGCGCGCGCAACCGTGCGGGACGCATTTGCATCGCGCGCGCGAGTTCTGTGGCTTGCGTGAATTGCTCGAGCGCGTATGGTATGTCGCCGCGCGCGACGCTCACGCGCGCATCGGCAAGCGTGATCTCTGGGTACAGGTGTTGCATCGCGCGCGCCGAGGCGTACTCGCGCGCATCCGCGATCAATTGCGCGGCATCGGCGAATTGTTCGCGCGCGAGCGCGACGTAGGCGCTGCCCAGCAACAGATTCGCCTTGACCATTAAACCCATCGTCGTCGGATAGTTCAATCCTTTTTGAAACATTTCGGTCGCGCGATCGAGATTCCCAACAGTGAGCGCGCAGAATCCCATGTCCGTCCACGCCGTCGCGCACATGCTCGCAATCATGGGATTGCTCGCCATTTGCAAAACCTGGGAATGCAATTCAATCGCCTTGTCCGCAAAAACCGGGCTGATGTCGAGCCAGGTTGAGCCGAGTGCGCCGAGTCCCAAAAGATCCATGCCGGGAAATGCGATCTTGCCGGCATTGGTGGATTGTTCGAAATGATGGATCGCGTTTTCATATTCGCCGCGCAAGCGCGCAATCGTGCCAAGCATATAATTGCCGTCCGCCAATGCCATCGCCGCGCCGATGCGTTGACCAATGGCAACTCCCCGTTGACCGTACTCGCGCGCCTGGTCCAGTTCGCCATTGCGAATGTGAACAAAGGCGTACACGCCGGCGAGCAGTTCGGCTTGATGTTGCCGGTCGCCGATCTCTTCGCAGATTTGCATCGCCTCTTGCGCTTTTTGCCACGCGTCGTCGAAGTTGGTAATGAACATCAGCGTGTTCGCCGTGTGGGTCATGCCGAACGCCATTTGTTCTTTCACATTCAGTTCGCGTCCCACTGCGACGGATTCGCCGAGATATTTGATCGCGTTGTCGAAATCGCCGGTGCCGGTGCAGATGCCGCAACGCACGGTGAAAAGTTCCGACAGTCCCGCGCGGTCGTTTGCCGCGCGCGCGATTTTCTCCGATTCACGCAGATTGGTTTCGACGTTAGCGAAATCGCCGATGAGCAACTGGGTCATCGCGAGTTTGTTCAGCGCGGAAACTTGCATCGGCGCGTCATGGTGCGCTTCGGCAAACGCGAGCATGGCTTGATGATTCTGGAGCGTGCGCGGCACATCGCCGATGAGCAAAAGGGCGTTGCCCAGTCCTTCGTAGGCGCGCCGCGCGTGCGGGACATCATTTTGGGTATGCGCGATTTCGACCGCGCGCGAAAAGTAGCCGATCGCTTCCGGCGTCGAGTACTCTCGCGCGGCGCGGCTTCCCGCCTCGATCAAGTACGGCAACGCGCGCGCCGGTTCTTGCGCCTCGCTGAAATGCCGCGCGAGATCGTAAACGCGTTCCTTGTCTAATCGCTCTAAACAATCGCCGACGCGATGATGCAACGCGCGGCGTTTGCTCAAAAGCATCGAGGCGTACGCGGTTTCTTGCGTGAGCGCGTGTTTGAACAGATAGACGAAATCCGGCGCGCGCGATTTTTCGCGGACGAGTTCACGGCGTTGCAGGTTTGCCAGTGCGCCGTCGAGGGATTGCGGCGCGTCGGCGACGTTGGACAGAATCGCGAACGGAAACTCGCGTCCGATGACCGCCGCAGTTTGCGCCGTCTGCTTCGACGTCTCGTCGAGCCGGTCGAGCCGCGCGCCGATGACGCCGGCAAGCGTGTCGGGGATCGCGATGTTTTCGATTTCGCGCGTCGCGCGCCAATGTCCGTTATCGCGCACGACGAGTTTCGCGTCGAGCAGCGAGCGAATCACTTCTTCGACGAAGAACGGATTGCCTTCGGCTTTTTTCAGAATCAGCGCGCGCACCTTTTCCGGCAAGTCCTCGATATGCAAGAGACTCGCGACGAGCGCGCGTGAATCGTTCTCGTCGAGCGGTTCGAGCGTGATCGGCGTGTACCGATGCGCGTAATCGCGCGACGCGAGTTCGTGGAAACGCCACGAGGGTTCTTGCCGTTGCGGACGAAACGCGGCGATGAGTAAAAGTGGAACGCGTTCGGTGAGCGGCAAAATCTGTTCGATCAAATCGAGCGAGGTCGCGTCCGCCCAGTGCAAATCTTCGAACAGGAGGACGAGCGGAGTCGCGCGCGCGGTTTGTTCGACCCAGGTTCCAATCGCTTGGAAAATCGCGGCGCGTAGTTGCGGCGGTTCGAGGTAACGCACGCGCTCGCCGTCCTCGTCACTCGGCTGGATACGCAGCATCGTTGCGAGGAACGGCGCGCCGTCGCCCGCGCGCGTTTTGATTTTCGTGTACGCGTCCGCGATATTCTCGTCGCCGTGGAGGTCGAACGCCTTGTGGAACAGATCAATGAACGGCGCGTACGGCGTGTTTGTTTCAAACGACAACGAGCGACCCTCGAGCCATTGGAGGTTGGAGGTTGGATTCCCTCCAACTTCTAATTTCCAATTTCTAACTTCCAATTTCCGCACTTCCGCCATCAACCGCGATTTGCCGAGACCGGCTTCGCCCATGATCGCGACGATGTGTCCGTGCCCGGCTCGTACTTCTGCGAGGCGCGTGTGCAAGAGTTGCATCTCGCGGTCGCGTCCGATGAGCGGCGCGTCGAGTCCGGCGATGCCGCGTGCGGATTCGGCGACGGCTTTGCGCGCGCGGACGCGAAACGCGGCGACCGGTTCGCTCTTGCCTTTCACCTGAATCGCGCCCGGCGATTCGAGGTCGAACGCGTGCTTAACCGCGCGCGCGGTATTCGGCGCGAGCAAAATCGTCCCAGGGTCTGCCGCGCTCTGCATGCGCGCCGCAAGATTCACCGTGTCGCCGACCGCGAGGTACTCGACGTGCATGTCGCTGCCGATGTTGCCGACGACGACGAGTCCGGTATTCAAGCCGACGCGCATTTGAAATCGCTCGACGCGTTTGCGCGAGGCGACGCGCAGTTCGGTTTCGTATTCGGTGATCCGTTGCAAAATGTCTACCGCCGCGTTGACCGCGCGTTCGGGATCGTCCTCGTGCGTGATTGGCGCGCCGAAAAACGCGAGCACGCCGTCGCCGAGCAGTTGCGCGATCGTGCCCTCGTAGCGGTACACCGCCGCGCTCACGCGTTGATGCGCGCCGGTGACGATCTCACCCCAGTCTTCGGGATCGAGTTGTTCCGCGAGCGCGGTCGAGCCGACGATGTCGGTAAAGAGAACCGTGACCAGTTTGCGTTCGCCAGCCATGGGCGCGCTCGGCGCGCGATCTTTTTCGGGGAGAGTTTTCGGCGCGGATTGTGGGAGATCGGTCAAACGACCGGGAGGGGTGTTGACAAGGTTGAATCCACACGCGCGACAGAATTTCGCATCCCACGCGACCGGTTTACCGCAATTTGGGCAGGTGCGTTCAAGCACGTTGCCGCAGTTCTCGCAGAATTTCGATTCGGCTGGGTTGTCATGCGCGCAATTAGGACATTTCATAATTCACTCCTTGCCGACTGGCAATCATCCGAGTTGTTACTCGCGAGTGTAGCGAAAGCCGGAGCGATTATCCAGACCGAAAGGTGCTCATTTCGCGCTCAATTCGGGGAAAGGCGGGGTAGAAATACAAAATTCGAGAGCAAACGTCACTCCCGCCGGGTTGGAACGCGGCAGTCATCACCGCGTCGAATGTGCGTGAATTATACGCTCGCGCGTGGATTTTCGCAATGGGGTATGCCGAAAGGGTGTCCGTCAAAATTTTGGAACACTCAACCTTGCGAAGGTTTGACGACAAATCAAATATGATTGCCGTTCAACCGTCGCAAGGTTTTTTCACCACCCAAAAACTTGACACACACCGTCGCCGAAATGAAAACGGACAACGTTTCCGCTGTCCGTCTTGATTTTACTCGGCGCCGTTGCCGGGTTTTTTCGGGTTGTGATTCCATGCGACGCGCGCCAATCCTTCAAAGAACTCTGGGACGCCTTGCCCGGTCGAGCAGGAGGATTCGTAGCACGGCATCTTCCAGGAGCCGGCAATCGCGTTCACTTCTTCGCTGCCGATCTGGCGCGGGAGATCGGTTTTGTTCGCGAGCAAGACTGCCGGGGTATTGCCGAGAAACTCGCGCGATTCGCGCCACCAGCGCATCAAGTTGTAAAACGATACGCGATTGCTCACGTCGAAGATCAAGCCCACGGCGCGCGCACCGCGATAAAACGCTTGGCGCGTCAGCGCGAATCGTTCCTGTCCGCCCAGATCCCACACCACGAGCCGGACAGGCGCGTTGTCGAGCCGAATGTCGTACGTGTGAAAATCCACGCCGATGGTCATCGCGCGTTTCGGGTCGAACATGCCGGTGCAGTAGCGTTGAATCAAACTCGTCTTGCCGACATTCGCGTCGCCGCCGAGCACGACCTTGAGCACGGTTGGTTTCAGCGGCGGTACGTTGACTTGGCGCGGAAACGCGTTGCCGATCAACTGCGCCAGTTCATCTACGAGAAATGGCTTGTCGAGATAGTGCCCGACGAAACCTAGTTCCGGCAAGCGCACGTCGGGCGAGCCGAACGCGGTCATCAAAATGGTGACGCAATCGGCGCATGCGTTTTTCGCTTCGCGCATGAGTGTCAGTCCATCTATGTCCGGCATGATCCAATCGGCAATGACGAGATCGAACGGCGAGTTCTGGATCGCCTGTCGCGCGGCTTGCCCCGTCGTGAATGCGCGAACGTCAAACATGTCGCGCCGGTTCAACTCGTTCACGATGAGGTCCACGATTCGTTTATCGTCGTCCACGATGAGGACGCGGCGTTTGTTGATCGCAGTGTTCATTGGGTTGAGTGTGTGTCTCATGCTTCACGCTTGCCTGTGGCAAAGAAGGAGAATGCGTTTAGAATATCGCATCCAGGTAATCGCGCTCGCGCGCCAAACGCCGACGCCAGCCGTTGATTTCGGGCACGATAAACGGCAAGAGGCGCATGCAATAGTACGGCGGCAGAATAGGCAAGCCAACCATATCGCCGAACGTAATCATAATAAAAAGATGTTCCAGCGCGCCACGCGAGCGGCGATGCGAGCGTTCGATTTCGTGCAGCGCCATGCCGTACATCACTTCGCCCAGCACGCGCCGGACATGTTCAAGTCGAGTACGCCAACCGGTCATCGGTTGTGTTCCTTTCAATACAGCGACATATCGGGACGACCCACGAACGTATCCGCCCGGATGGGGGTTGCGTACCAGCGAATCGTCTCGCCCAAACTTGCTCGGGTTTGCCAGCGCAAACTTTTCGGCGTAACCTGTATACCGCTTCTCAGGCGACGCGCTTGGTCAATCACGCGGTCGCGATGAATCTGGACCAGCTTCTGTTCGGCGTAGGCGATGAGCAGGTCGAGGTTTTTGGTAACCGTTTTGTACCAGCCCCAATCCTCCGTGCAGAGTTGGGTGATGAGGGAGGAATCAATTTTGTCTTTTTCAGGCGTCCGACTCAGGTCGTGTTCGATGAACAACGCCGCCAAATCGCCCAGGTCGCCCATCGTTGCCTCGACATTTTGAAGGCGGATCAAGGTCAGCATCGTTTCAGAGATGGTGGATCCCTTTTGCGCCAAGAGCGGTTTCATGTCGAGACGATGGTACATCTCAAAGACATCGAGAAAGATATTGATGCTCAACGCGCGGAGTGGATTGCCAAAGTGAAGACGCTCGCTCCCGTGCATGCTGTTAAAGCGTTGATTAGGTTGATAACCCATTTGCTCAAAAAATGTTCCGAGTTGATTCGCTTGACTGGAGGCGCACAGAAAATCCATGTTCCGCTTTTGCGGTTGGGTGAGCATCCGCCGCGTCTCGGCGCACCGAATCCAGGGCGCGACCGGATCCATCGCGATGAGAGTGATTTGATTGGTCCGGCTCGCTTCGGCGAGACGTTGCGCTTCCGCCAAAAGCTCGCCAAGCAAGGGGTTGGGCGCGATCCCGTCGGGCTGTTCGGTCACGGGCGCGAGCATGACCGGTGCCGGAGTCGCCGGCGCAACGGGCGTTGGTTGGACAGGCGAAGGCGCAACGGGCGGAGGCGTCGCGGCGATGCGCGCAGGTTCTAGCTCAACCGTGATTTTTTTGATCGCGTTCGTGGTGGACAAATTTAACAGAGGGATGTTGATATTTCGCGCGCAGAGGATGACCAGGATACCGTGGGGCAGGTTCTTGAGAATCAAACGACCTTGCCCGTACATCAGGTCCGCTTCGGTGATGCGCTGACCGAACGAATCCAGTGCCTGGAAAGTTTGGCTGGCGAGGCGCGCCATCATGTCTGCATGTGACGCGTCGAATTGCGCCGGCAATGCCTGGGCAGACACGGTACCATCGCCCAGGCAGATCAATGAACCCGTTACGCCTAGCACATGGTTGATTTCTTTGAGCGTTGTTTCTAGCGGTTCCACGGTGAACTCCAACCCCAGTCTCTTTATTTGCGAAGGGTTTCTTTGGCGGCGGTGGTGACAATGGCAGGGGAGGTACGTTCGCCGGACAAGACCAGCCCCACAAAGCGATCGGGCAATTGGAGGACGAGGAGCCGTTTGTCTTTCAAGGTCACCACACCGTGTGAAAGCAAACCCATTTGCAACGTCTCGCCCATTTGCTCCGCGGCGGAGCCAACAAACACCGCGACCGCGGCTTCTTGCTCGCCGTCACTGCCGGGGATGTCCGCGCCCAGGACGATGCCGTCCGAAGCGGAGATCACTGCGCCGGTTACCCCTTCAATCGCGCGTAATTGTTTGAGTGTAGCTTGGGTCTTGTTTTTTTCTGCTTCGGCTTTGGAGGCGGTTTTTTCGGGCACCCGCATCATTCCCTGCAACAGCAGTTCGTTCCAATTGAGAGAAATAGTTTTCCCAGGAGAGGGGGCATCGCGGTCGAGCATGAACGCGCCGTTATCCCACGCGAGCATTTCAAAGACCGCTTCGATGCCGATTTTGTCGTCCAGTACGGCGTGGACGACTTGACCATCGGAAAAATAGACCTCACCATTCCGTCCATCGTAGGTCAACTGTAGGCGTGCAGAACGCATCTCCTGACAGTTGACTTGGATCAGATTGGCGAGGCTCATTTCGACAAGACTGCCCTGCAATGGCATAGCACTATCCTTGTGCGATTTACGACGATTATACTGTATACGGACGAACGTTGTCAACGACAAAAAGTACGGGTACTAGAGTACTACGTGGTTGGCAACTGCCGCGCAAGGTATCAATGCCCAACCTTGCGAAGGTATCAATCACTTCGCTGAGAAATCGCGCGACGGCGCCAAATTGATTCACTGGGAATTGCACCTTCAAACCTTCGCAAGGAGGAGCAGTCCTCATTTCAGCCCGTTCAGTTTTTCGACCACTAACTGATTGACGAGCGTGGGATTGCCTTTGCCTTTGGTCTCTTTCATCACCTGTCCGACAATCCATTTGGCGATGGTCTCTTTGCCGGCGAGGTATTCCGCGACCGGCTTGGGGTTCTCTGCGATCACTTTGGCGACTGCCGCCGCAATCGCGCCGCGGTCACTGATCTGCGCGAGTCCCTTGTCCGTGACGATGGCTTGCGGAGCGCGCCCGGTCACGAACATCTCTTCGAACACCGTTTTCGCGATGGTCGTGCTGACCGTTCCCGCATTGATGAGCGCGACCAATTCCGAAATTTGCGCGGGTGCGATTTTCACCGCACCAATTTCGGTGTTCGTCTCTTTCATCTGACGGAACAGTTCGCCGGTGACCCAGTTCGCTATCGCCTTCGCGTCAATCCCGTGCGCCTTGCCTTCGGCGACCGCCGCATCGTAGTACGCGGCGATTTCTTTCTCGGCGGTGATGACCCCGGCGTCATACGCGCTCAAGCCCAAGCCGCGCGTCAATCGTTCGAGCTTTTCGTCGGGTAGTTCGGGCAGGCGTGCTTGAATTTCCGCGACCCAATCGCGCGCGACTTCAAGGCGCGGCAGGTCGGGTTCCGGGAAATAACGATAATCGTGCGCTTCTTCTTTACTGCGCTGGGTGAACGTCACGCCACGCGCATCGTCCCAGCCCATCGTCTCTTGGTCTACTCTGCCGCCGGCGTCCATGATTTTCGCTTGCCGCGCGATTTCAAATTCGGTCGCGCGCACCATCGCATGGAGCGAGTTGAGATTCTTGATTTCGACGCGCGTCTCGGAAAGCTGGGTCGCGCCTTTCGGACGCAGCGAAATGTTTGCCTCGAAACGCATCGCGCCTTTTTCCATGTCGCCGGAACACACGCCGAGGTAGCGCAGAATCTGGCGCAACTTGAGCGAGTAGAGCCGCGCCTCCTCGACCGAGTGCATATCCGGCTCGCTGACGATTTCCATCAGCGGCACGCCCGAGCGATTCACGTCCACGAGACTCGTGTTGTCCACGTGGAACAATTTCGCCGTGTCTTCTTCGAGGTGCACGCGTCGCACGCCGATGCGTTTCTGCGCGCCGGCATCGTCAATCAAAACGTAGCCGTTGCGCGAGAGTGGCAGATCGTACTGCGAAATTTGATAGCCCTTCATCAAATCGGGATAATGATAATTCTTGCGGTCGAACTTGGCGAATTCCGGAATCTCGCAGTGAAACGCGAGCGCGGTGAGAATCGTGTACTCGACCGCGAGCTTATTGATGAACGGCAGCGCGCCGGGCAGACCCAGGCACACCGGGCAGACGTGCGTGTTCGGTGGCGCGCCGGCGTAATCCGCCGAGCACGCGCAAAACATTTTCGATTGCGTCAAAAGTTGCGCGTGGACTTCTAGTCCGATGACGGGTTCGTATTCCATGATGACTCCGTACAGATTCGTGTTGTATGAGGACTCAGGATGGCGCACCCTGGATAAACATGAGGACGCGGTCGCCGAATTGAATGAGATCATTCAAGCCGGACACGATAACTGTTTTGACGATCTCTATATCCATTTGTTGATACTGGTGAACTACGGTATTGCGAAAGTGCACCATGCGCTTGAGTTTTTCTGCCAGCGCTGCGTCAATGACCGATTTCCGCGCAAGCAGGTCGAAGCTTTCCGCGCTGGAATTTGGGATGCCCAGCTTGTGCGTTTGAATCAGGTGATTCGCCAGGTCAATCGCCTGTTCACACGCCCGCAACACATTTAGCACTGCCGCATCTTGCGCGGTATAATTGGTGGCGAACCCAGCCGGGTCATGCTGGTACTCTTGACGCGCGCGTATGATGCACCGCTGAATGCTTTGGATTTTGTTGACGACAATATCGTTCATACCGCGTATGCCCTCCCGGTTCTGTAAAACGCGTTCAGAATGTCCCGGCGCTCTTCGTTCAACTTTTGGTAGTAGGAAAGGACCAGCATTTCGAATTCATCCGCCGCGTACCGATCGGCGCAATAGAGGCGGTCGCCGCCAATGATCTCTTTTTGAAACACGGTGGATACCTGGCGCGCATTGAGCAAATCAACATCCTGGGACAAGGCGTCTTGCAGGTCATACCGGCACTGACTCAACACAAGATTATTTTCTCGTCGCGATTGATCGGGCGGCAAGAGCAAGCCGATGTCTATATCGCTGTCAAGCCGGGCATGGTCGGTGGCATACGAGCCAAACAGGTAAATCGCTTGCGTCGCGGGATAGTGCGCCAGGATGATTGAGGGGATGGTTTTTGCGTTACTAATATTTCTTCCCATATTTTGCCTCAACACAAAACAGCCAATCCATCTGCGAGTATACCCCGAACCTCTACCCAAGTCAAAGTTTTCGCGCGTCATCGCGTTCCAAAAATTATCACGCTGCGCGCATTCGTCTGCAGTCGGCGGTCAGTCGTCGGCGGTCAACTCGTACACTTTTTGCCGTTTTCACAAAACCGGGATATACTGAAATCGTCAGGACAAATGCCATTCCCGCGACGTAATGGCATTCGTAATCCGCGAAGATTTGCTCGATAGAGGAGAGTAACCAAATGGGTAAACGTGGTGGGCGTTTGGATTCGGTAGACTTTCACGCCGTCGGCGTGAGTTCGGATGCGCAAGACAATCCGTTCCGAATCACGCAACGCCAACTCGA is drawn from Chloroflexota bacterium and contains these coding sequences:
- a CDS encoding AAA family ATPase — translated: MKCPNCAHDNPAESKFCENCGNVLERTCPNCGKPVAWDAKFCRACGFNLVNTPPGRLTDLPQSAPKTLPEKDRAPSAPMAGERKLVTVLFTDIVGSTALAEQLDPEDWGEIVTGAHQRVSAAVYRYEGTIAQLLGDGVLAFFGAPITHEDDPERAVNAAVDILQRITEYETELRVASRKRVERFQMRVGLNTGLVVVGNIGSDMHVEYLAVGDTVNLAARMQSAADPGTILLAPNTARAVKHAFDLESPGAIQVKGKSEPVAAFRVRARKAVAESARGIAGLDAPLIGRDREMQLLHTRLAEVRAGHGHIVAIMGEAGLGKSRLMAEVRKLEVRNWKLEVGGNPTSNLQWLEGRSLSFETNTPYAPFIDLFHKAFDLHGDENIADAYTKIKTRAGDGAPFLATMLRIQPSDEDGERVRYLEPPQLRAAIFQAIGTWVEQTARATPLVLLFEDLHWADATSLDLIEQILPLTERVPLLLIAAFRPQRQEPSWRFHELASRDYAHRYTPITLEPLDENDSRALVASLLHIEDLPEKVRALILKKAEGNPFFVEEVIRSLLDAKLVVRDNGHWRATREIENIAIPDTLAGVIGARLDRLDETSKQTAQTAAVIGREFPFAILSNVADAPQSLDGALANLQRRELVREKSRAPDFVYLFKHALTQETAYASMLLSKRRALHHRVGDCLERLDKERVYDLARHFSEAQEPARALPYLIEAGSRAAREYSTPEAIGYFSRAVEIAHTQNDVPHARRAYEGLGNALLLIGDVPRTLQNHQAMLAFAEAHHDAPMQVSALNKLAMTQLLIGDFANVETNLRESEKIARAANDRAGLSELFTVRCGICTGTGDFDNAIKYLGESVAVGRELNVKEQMAFGMTHTANTLMFITNFDDAWQKAQEAMQICEEIGDRQHQAELLAGVYAFVHIRNGELDQAREYGQRGVAIGQRIGAAMALADGNYMLGTIARLRGEYENAIHHFEQSTNAGKIAFPGMDLLGLGALGSTWLDISPVFADKAIELHSQVLQMASNPMIASMCATAWTDMGFCALTVGNLDRATEMFQKGLNYPTTMGLMVKANLLLGSAYVALAREQFADAAQLIADAREYASARAMQHLYPEITLADARVSVARGDIPYALEQFTQATELARAMQMRPARLRAHLGAAHALDALKRVEEANAQRQAARALRDEIAALIRDDTLRAKYVEHASTQM
- a CDS encoding response regulator; its protein translation is MRHTLNPMNTAINKRRVLIVDDDKRIVDLIVNELNRRDMFDVRAFTTGQAARQAIQNSPFDLVIADWIMPDIDGLTLMREAKNACADCVTILMTAFGSPDVRLPELGFVGHYLDKPFLVDELAQLIGNAFPRQVNVPPLKPTVLKVVLGGDANVGKTSLIQRYCTGMFDPKRAMTIGVDFHTYDIRLDNAPVRLVVWDLGGQERFALTRQAFYRGARAVGLIFDVSNRVSFYNLMRWWRESREFLGNTPAVLLANKTDLPRQIGSEEVNAIAGSWKMPCYESSCSTGQGVPEFFEGLARVAWNHNPKKPGNGAE
- a CDS encoding DUF4388 domain-containing protein, coding for MPLQGSLVEMSLANLIQVNCQEMRSARLQLTYDGRNGEVYFSDGQVVHAVLDDKIGIEAVFEMLAWDNGAFMLDRDAPSPGKTISLNWNELLLQGMMRVPEKTASKAEAEKNKTQATLKQLRAIEGVTGAVISASDGIVLGADIPGSDGEQEAAVAVFVGSAAEQMGETLQMGLLSHGVVTLKDKRLLVLQLPDRFVGLVLSGERTSPAIVTTAAKETLRK
- the gatB gene encoding Asp-tRNA(Asn)/Glu-tRNA(Gln) amidotransferase subunit GatB encodes the protein MMEYEPVIGLEVHAQLLTQSKMFCACSADYAGAPPNTHVCPVCLGLPGALPFINKLAVEYTILTALAFHCEIPEFAKFDRKNYHYPDLMKGYQISQYDLPLSRNGYVLIDDAGAQKRIGVRRVHLEEDTAKLFHVDNTSLVDVNRSGVPLMEIVSEPDMHSVEEARLYSLKLRQILRYLGVCSGDMEKGAMRFEANISLRPKGATQLSETRVEIKNLNSLHAMVRATEFEIARQAKIMDAGGRVDQETMGWDDARGVTFTQRSKEEAHDYRYFPEPDLPRLEVARDWVAEIQARLPELPDEKLERLTRGLGLSAYDAGVITAEKEIAAYYDAAVAEGKAHGIDAKAIANWVTGELFRQMKETNTEIGAVKIAPAQISELVALINAGTVSTTIAKTVFEEMFVTGRAPQAIVTDKGLAQISDRGAIAAAVAKVIAENPKPVAEYLAGKETIAKWIVGQVMKETKGKGNPTLVNQLVVEKLNGLK
- a CDS encoding DUF86 domain-containing protein encodes the protein MNDIVVNKIQSIQRCIIRARQEYQHDPAGFATNYTAQDAAVLNVLRACEQAIDLANHLIQTHKLGIPNSSAESFDLLARKSVIDAALAEKLKRMVHFRNTVVHQYQQMDIEIVKTVIVSGLNDLIQFGDRVLMFIQGAPS
- a CDS encoding nucleotidyltransferase domain-containing protein translates to MGRNISNAKTIPSIILAHYPATQAIYLFGSYATDHARLDSDIDIGLLLPPDQSRRENNLVLSQCRYDLQDALSQDVDLLNARQVSTVFQKEIIGGDRLYCADRYAADEFEMLVLSYYQKLNEERRDILNAFYRTGRAYAV